One window from the genome of Sulfodiicoccus acidiphilus encodes:
- a CDS encoding mandelate racemase/muconate lactonizing enzyme family protein, which produces MKIKEVEPIVLSGKEGGSATWASVAILVRVVTANGEVGYGEAVPTARPLQVVSAVKQVARSYVGREVEEVERNSWEWHRQDFYLARSFESTTAASAVDIASWDVLGKELGAPVHKLLGGPFRRKVRNYANGWYPDCVTPEDFASKAKEVVRMGYTALKFDPFGEYYDYLDERGLRQAVERVRAVREAVGDDVEILVEHHGRFNPNSAVMAARALEPFNPLFMEEPVHPENVEGMRKYRASTTVRVALGERILSLTEALDYLSQGLVDFLQIDLTNVGGVTQAVKVSHLAEAFGVEMAYHNAFGPVQNAVTLQLDAVVPNFLVQESFYDWFPQWKRDLIYDSTPVREGHSTVPDSPGIGVKVNEKLVEDLRVEPREVEFTEEPKWVVKGTWRGW; this is translated from the coding sequence ATGAAGATAAAGGAAGTAGAACCCATAGTCCTCTCGGGGAAGGAGGGAGGCTCCGCCACTTGGGCGTCTGTGGCCATCCTGGTGAGGGTGGTGACAGCTAACGGCGAGGTGGGCTACGGGGAGGCCGTCCCCACGGCCAGGCCCCTGCAAGTGGTTTCCGCAGTCAAGCAAGTGGCCAGGTCCTACGTGGGTAGAGAGGTGGAGGAGGTGGAGAGGAACAGTTGGGAGTGGCACAGACAGGACTTCTACCTAGCTAGGTCGTTCGAGTCCACGACGGCTGCCAGCGCGGTAGACATAGCAAGTTGGGACGTCCTAGGTAAGGAGCTCGGAGCTCCAGTACACAAGCTCTTGGGTGGTCCGTTCAGGAGGAAGGTGAGGAACTACGCCAACGGTTGGTATCCTGACTGCGTGACACCCGAGGACTTCGCCTCTAAGGCCAAGGAGGTGGTGAGGATGGGGTACACGGCCCTCAAGTTCGACCCCTTCGGGGAGTACTACGATTACCTCGACGAGAGGGGCCTCAGGCAGGCCGTGGAGAGGGTGAGGGCGGTGAGGGAGGCAGTGGGGGACGACGTGGAGATACTGGTGGAACACCACGGTAGGTTCAACCCAAACTCCGCCGTGATGGCGGCCAGGGCACTCGAGCCCTTCAATCCGCTCTTCATGGAGGAGCCCGTCCACCCAGAGAACGTGGAGGGGATGAGGAAGTACAGGGCGAGCACGACCGTGAGGGTTGCCCTGGGGGAGAGGATACTGAGCCTGACGGAGGCCTTGGACTACCTCTCCCAGGGACTAGTGGACTTCCTCCAGATCGACTTGACCAACGTGGGTGGCGTGACGCAGGCGGTGAAGGTGAGCCACCTCGCCGAGGCTTTCGGGGTGGAGATGGCCTACCACAACGCCTTCGGTCCGGTGCAGAACGCGGTCACCTTGCAGCTCGACGCTGTAGTCCCTAACTTCTTGGTACAGGAGAGCTTCTACGACTGGTTCCCGCAGTGGAAGAGGGACTTGATTTACGACTCTACCCCAGTGAGGGAGGGACACAGCACCGTGCCGGACTCCCCAGGAATAGGGGTGAAGGTTAACGAGAAGCTGGTGGAGGATCTAAGAGTCGAGCCCAGGGAGGTGGAGTTCACAGAGGAGCCCAAGTGGGTGGTGAAGGGTACTTGGAGGGGCTGGTGA
- a CDS encoding transposase has translation MGEYDAYEELSCERRILFNRLQKRFVHLYRTLSSKMVEELHNLGVSTIYVGYPYNIGQDKGNKFTVNVWSYRKLIRAIELKAQEYGMKVYEVIEYNTSRLCAHHDVEVKRQPRGVVHCPFGHKLHSDLNGALNIRKKAVNKIVTAVKNRFPSL, from the coding sequence ATGGGTGAATACGATGCTTATGAGGAACTTTCATGTGAAAGAAGGATACTGTTTAATAGGTTGCAAAAGAGGTTTGTTCACTTATACAGAACCCTATCAAGTAAGATGGTCGAAGAGCTACACAATTTAGGTGTTTCAACTATATACGTAGGCTACCCCTACAACATCGGTCAGGATAAGGGTAACAAGTTTACCGTAAACGTTTGGTCATACCGTAAGTTAATTCGAGCAATAGAACTCAAGGCTCAAGAGTACGGTATGAAAGTCTATGAAGTAATTGAGTACAACACATCTAGGCTATGCGCTCACCACGACGTAGAAGTTAAGAGGCAACCAAGAGGCGTAGTCCACTGTCCTTTCGGACATAAACTACACAGCGATCTGAACGGTGCACTAAACATTCGGAAGAAAGCTGTAAACAAAATAGTAACTGCAGTGAAAAACCGCTTTCCTTCATTGTAG
- a CDS encoding XdhC family protein, translating to MRMVVFSSSAEAEMEEPVVCDANRVTVDASKCKGSSISVAPFVARFAKEVGFHVTVVDPFAQEGTYHADVVIRGTTFEVEDEVVRGAYSVVATRHVYDTWAVMKSVFGGAKEVAVVMSVRRAQVILRRLLQAGLTREQLARLRLPAGLDLGASNEREIALSIVAEALAAERGGTGRPLSQLKDIGSVVGSL from the coding sequence ATGAGGATGGTCGTTTTCTCCTCCAGCGCGGAGGCGGAGATGGAGGAGCCGGTAGTGTGTGACGCCAATAGGGTCACGGTGGACGCTTCGAAGTGCAAGGGATCCTCCATAAGCGTAGCCCCGTTCGTCGCTAGGTTCGCCAAGGAGGTCGGCTTCCACGTGACGGTGGTGGACCCGTTCGCCCAGGAGGGAACTTACCACGCCGACGTAGTGATAAGGGGAACTACCTTCGAAGTGGAGGACGAAGTCGTGAGGGGAGCCTACTCTGTCGTGGCCACTAGACACGTCTACGACACGTGGGCAGTAATGAAGTCGGTCTTCGGTGGGGCGAAGGAAGTGGCGGTGGTGATGAGCGTAAGGAGGGCTCAGGTCATTCTGAGGAGACTGCTCCAGGCCGGGCTCACGAGGGAGCAACTGGCGAGACTGAGGTTGCCCGCTGGGCTGGACCTAGGTGCGTCGAACGAGAGGGAGATCGCGCTGAGCATAGTGGCTGAGGCGTTGGCGGCGGAGAGGGGAGGAACCGGCAGGCCTCTCTCCCAACTGAAGGACATAGGATCGGTGGTGGGCTCACTTTGA